GCGGTGAGCCGTTCGGCCAGGCGTCGGGAGTTCGCGAAGACGATGGTGGAGCGGCGGGCCAGCACGTGGTCCACGATCTTCTCTTCGACATGGGGCCAGATCGAGGCCTGTGGCTGGAGCCCCGAGGCCGGCCCGAGGTCGTGTGCCGAGGCCGCCGCCGGCAGGTCCGACATGTCCTCCACCGGCACGCTCACGGTCAGTTCCCACGTCTTCGACGCCGGAGGGGCCACCACGGACACAGGGGACTCCCCGCCGAGGAACCGCGCGACGAGGTCCCGGGGTTCCACGGTGGCGGACAGCCCGATCCGCTGGGCGGGCCGGTCCAGCAGGGCGTCGAGCCGTTCGAGCGATACCGCCAGATGGGCGCCGCGCTTGGTGCCGGCCACCGCGTGGACCTCGTCCAGGATGACCGTGTCCACGCCTGTGAGCGTCTCCCGCGCGCTGGAGGTCAGCATGAGGAAGAGGGATTCGGGCGTGGTGATGAGGATGTCCGGCGGATGGCTCAGCAGTTTGCGGCGTTCGTTGGCGGGGGTGTCACCGGAGCGGACGCCCACACTCACGTTCGGCGCGGGCAGACCCAGGCCCTTGGCCGTCTGGGTGATGCCGATCAGCGGGGCACGGAGGTTGCGTTCCACGTCCACGCCGAGCGCTTTGAGAGGGGAGATGTAGAGGACTTTGGTGCGGGGCTTGGCTGTCCCTTTCGCGGGAGGCTTCTCCGTCGCTGACAGATCCGGCGCCGGGAGATCCGGGACGTCCAAGGTGCCATCTTGAGGCGGAGCGGCGGAGGCTGCGTCCTCGTCCCCGGCGAGCGGGCCGTGGATCAGCCGGTCCAGGGCCCACAGGAACGCCGCGAGCGTCTTGCCGGAACCGGTGGGCGCGACCACCAGGGCGTGGTGACCCTGGGAAATGGCGTGCCAGGCTTCCTCCTGGACCCGGGTGGGCGCGGCGAACGCCCCCAGGAACCATTGTCGGGTGGCCTTTCCGAAGCGCGACAGGACCTCTGCGGGAGTGCTCCCGGAACCGTCCTTCAGCGCTTCGTATGACATGGGACCATCTTGCCGTAGGGGTCTGACAGGAATTGCACGCGGCCTCCCCGGGCCGCTGGGCGGCGGTCCGGGGAGGCGAAGTCGCGAGAATCGGCCGTGAGGTTCAGGCGGCCTTGAGGGCCTGGACGGTGAGGAGCTTCACCGCGGCGTTCGAGCAGCCGTCCACCGTGACGGGGATGAACAGCGGATCGCTGGAACCCGGCGCATAGACGCGGTACTGGTGTGCCGCCACGTGGACGCAGTCCGGGTGCAGGCCTGCCTGGCTGTACCGCAGCTGAGCGCCCGCGGCCTGGCCGGGCGCGAGGGTGACGGTGGCCGCCGGAACGGACGCGTCCTGCTCGGCCGGAGCGCCGATCGCGGGAGCGGCCGTGCCCGGCACCAGCTCGACCTTGGGGAATCCGGTCACGGTGCACGTGACGCCACCGGTGTTCTTCAGCGTCAGAGTGCCGTAGACGCTGCCCGCCGCTCCGCCGCCTGCCGTGTTCAGGGACGCGGCGAGGGAGCCGCCGGCGCAGGGCTTGGGCGCAGCGACCGGCGGAGTGGTGGTGACGGGCGGCGGGGTGGCCGTGGCCGACGGTGAGCTGGACGGAGTGGTGGCGCTCGGTTCAGGCGTCGTCATGGTGGGCGACGGCGAGTCGCTGGACGGGGAGGGGCTGCTGCCGCTTCCCGGGGTGCTGCAGGCGG
The nucleotide sequence above comes from Arthrobacter woluwensis. Encoded proteins:
- a CDS encoding DUF4232 domain-containing protein, with product MSTPRKFLTSRTFPLGAAATVLVLGMAACSTPGSGSSPSPSSDSPSPTMTTPEPSATTPSSSPSATATPPPVTTTPPVAAPKPCAGGSLAASLNTAGGGAAGSVYGTLTLKNTGGVTCTVTGFPKVELVPGTAAPAIGAPAEQDASVPAATVTLAPGQAAGAQLRYSQAGLHPDCVHVAAHQYRVYAPGSSDPLFIPVTVDGCSNAAVKLLTVQALKAA